Part of the Oncorhynchus masou masou isolate Uvic2021 chromosome 24, UVic_Omas_1.1, whole genome shotgun sequence genome is shown below.
GCAGAAAAAAACTGAGAACAAGACTGTGTATGTGAGACTCACTGAGCTGGGTTTTGAGTGTGTCCACCTCTCTCCTCAAATGATCCAACTCCTCCCTTCGCAGCTTAGAGCAGAAACTATAAAAGGACAACAATCAGCTTTCACCAAACTGGTATGGTCCATACTAAGGGCTAATGGTTGATTTGGTGTAGGGCTACACATACAATAATGATCACCTGAACCTCACAGGTGAGTAAAACcctgccccctcacctctcctccaagTTGCCTTGTGATGTGGCTCTGGTGATGTGCCTTCTCAGAGTGCTGAGCTCACGGCCCACATCTCTCCTCCACTGGTCAATCCTTCTCTCCACTTCTGGACTAGTcatccctgaccctctcctctctccatccctttcttgttcccgctctctctccgtcGCCTGCTCTCGCAGTCTGCGAACCTCGTCTGAGAGATAGAAGAATAACACATCTACAATATTCGATCAACAAATCaatcactcaaccaatcaggATTGGTATATTGAGCAGTAAATGTTAGTGTTGTGTGATAACAATAGGTGTATGTACCTTGTAGTGCCTGTATGTGGCTCTGCTgagagtgtctctctctgtccatgtcatGAAGACTTTGGGTCAGAGACTCTATGGCCTGGCAACCATTAGAACAAAAAGAGTAGGAGGAAGAAGAAATTAGCTAAAATGTAGGGCTATTTAGGCACCTTTTATGAAATAAAAATGATAGTTATACATGAACACACGGACCTGGCTCTGGATTTGCAGTTGTGATTGGACGGCTGCCAGGTCTGCCCACTGCACagcggaggagggaggggggaggagagagatggaggacttggggagaggggggagacgaGGGAGCTCCAAATTTGAGACACTAGCCACCTCCCTGACTGGATAGAGATCTACTGAGttagcgagagacagagaggataagaAGGAGCAGAAAAAGAGGGGGAATCACCAACAGAGAAAGTGTGTCACAGTCAGCCATCTTAAAGACCACAGAGATCTCCCCTCACCTTCTCTTCCTTTTGGATAATTCCCTGGCGTGGCCAGTCTCTCCTGGGGAAACATGAACCCCGTCAACACACAGTGGGGAAAGTACATAGGGTATTTATGAACTTCAATGTTTCTATCATATACTGTAAAACTAGAATCTAGCTAACTGCTAAGAATCAGCAGTCAACTCTTCTGATGAAGCCCTTGGTAATGCACTGCCACGTATGCATAATTATGTTATAGTGCCATCTTCTGGCTACTCACCCTCATCTTGGCAACACTGCCATCAGCTGCTGAGAGGATGGAGCTCAGCTGGTTGTCCCAGTTCATCTCAGTCAGGGCTGCTCTACTCAAACAATAGGACAAGGGTGCCAAGACTGATGTCTGAGTATTTATGGCACAAAAGTTAAAGCACTTGCCCTCTACCTGCAGGGTATCTTGTCCATGCTCTGCTCAAACTGTCCCTCTAAATCCCTACATAATCCAGTATTCATTCATGTGTTCTTCTGCCCACATCTCCACTGTCAACTTTCCATCTCAACAAGTTAAGTTTTATTgtacacaagtacagtgaaatgcctttattGCTCTTTCAATACAATGAGGTAATCAATCAGTAGTACTGTAAAAACAATTTTTAAAAACAAGCAAAATGATAAACAAATAAATGAAATGGATATGGTACGCGCATGAGATTAGCCATTGCATTGGCCAGTGTTTTATAACTAACGTGTGATGCTGTAACTCTAGACGAGTTGGTTGGTTGCTGAATGATGAGGTGGCTAACACAAATCAATCACACTTCATTGACAGATGAGTTAACACAGCTAACTGTCGCTAGCTAAGTACTGTTGCAGGTGGCTTTTGTTTTGGGCTTGCCTTTGTGTTGTTGCTACCGTTGCGTTCGATTTTGACAGTCCGACGCATTGTTTGCAATGAATGGTTGACTGGCTAGCTAACATTCACCCTAGTGATTTGTTTATACATTGAACACGATGGCGACGTTCGCATATTACTGTTGATTTACCCCTGGCACCAAATACTCAAATTCACAAATCAATCAGTGCATGAACAGAAAGCTGGCTGAAGGTCGATATTTCAGCGATGGATGAAACAATTCAAAGGTTGGTTAACATTACAGAACATAATATACATTATTAAAACATTGAGCAGAAATGTACATTATTAGCTATCTACTTACGTACTGTCCTGTTACACTTTTAAATCCTCGACAACGTGATTGCGTATTATACGTTGCCCTAATGGGTTCTGGGTATTGTAGTTGATAGATTAAATGCTTACAACGCGGAAGTAAGAGAGTCACGTGATAGAGAACACTATTTCCCACAACCCAACACATTTAAACATTCAGTGATGGCGCTGCCCACGGTCAATGTGGAAGATGTGAGAAAAGCTTTGAGTAATAATCTGTCAAAGTTGGGGTTTGAAGTTTATCCACTGAAGGTAACGTTATGGCCGCTGTTCCATTCGAGCTATTTGTTAAAAGAATTTGCGTCAAACTTTAAACGTGGCCCTTTTTTAAATATTGTCAGTGTCAGTGAACGTGTCGTCAAACAAAATTGTTAAACTAGTCAAGTTGACAAGCTCCAATTCAAAGTTCGTACACGCTTTCTCAGCCATGCCTTGTTCATATGAAAATGATAAAAGCTGACCATACTGGACTGTAGTCTGCCAACAGGTTTGGGACTTATGGCACAGGTGATGGTATATCTGTCCAATAACGACAGGGTTGTTGAAACCTGTCCCTTCCTGGCTGTTCCCCCTCAATCGCTACAAAACTTACCCACATTTTTATTCTTTGTTGTGCATGTGTTCCCAGATTGGCTGGTACAATGTAGtcctgcccccctctctccatctgtcctacCCTGATGACACCCTGGGAGCGGTAGTGCTCAGCACTCCAGCCATGTTTGAACAGGCCTTCCTTCCCTTCATGGAGAGCAGGGGCTGGAAGGGGGTGTCTGCAGACCCCATAGACCAGTGTGTCAAACACTGCATCAACAACACAGTCTCtgaggtgggtgggggggggggcaaccagTGCATCACTCACTGCATTAACACCTGGGGTGTTGATGGAGTGATGTTGAAAAACGttttgaaacaggaaaggaaagTGTTTTGCAACAAAAATAGTTTGTATTGACAAAAATTCAGGTAGGTCGTCCCTCCCCGTTTCATTCCGTTTACTCTGTTTGCTTCTGTTTGGTTGTTATTAAACAGATTTCATTACTTAATTAATACACACACCCTTGGGCCACACTTcacatcactctctcccctctctacctccccccatctttctctccctcctgtagtGTTTTCCAGGTGTGAAGGTAGATGTGAGTTATGACTATGAGATGCTGCCCAGCAGGAAGCCCAAGTTCCTGGCCCAGAGCGCTGCCCATGTGGCGGGAGCTGTGTACTACTACCAACGCTCTGACATACCTGACCACCCCTGGGGGGAGAAGGTGAGTGACAGGTCCAAAGGGGTTATTCAGTCATTAATTTACTAATAAATTGATAAATCGGGTGCTGTATGTTCTTTGGTTCACAGATGGCCAGTCATTTGTATTACTTATAAAACTTTATACTAcctctttgtcttcctctcccccatcccttcctcttCTCACCTCTACAGAAGATGTTTGGTGTGTGTATACACCCGCGTCTGGGGGGCTGGTTTGCTATCAGAGCTATGTTAGTGTTTGTTGGGTCTGAGGTGGGTTCGGAGCTGCAGCAGACAGCTCCTCCAGACTGTGTTCCTACCAGGGAGGATAGGATACAGCTACTTGAGGACTTTAACCTCAGATGGCAGGTAGGATTTACACTATATACTATAGTAATAAGTATTGATCAATAATATGGTTGGCAGATAGCCCTGCTACAATATACTGGATTAATAAGTATAGATCAACAATAAGGATAGCATGGCAGGTAGGTATGAAACTATATACTGTCTACATCAATAATGGGTGCAAATGATGCATATTAATAAATATAATTATGTATGATTCATTTAAAGAGGATATAGAGAATATATAATCTGTGTTGCCAGGACTGGAGTTACAGAGATATCGTCCCCCCAGTCCAAACCTACTCCGTGAAACAGAGAGAATACTTCTCCACCCCCCCAGCCCAGCGACTAAACTTGCTCACAGACTGGGGCTACCTGACCGGGGGAGAAGAGGACAACACACAGGAGAACTGACAGATGATAACAGTGAGAGGAGACGTTACAGTTAGACTTGGCTGGCTCTGAAGTAACT
Proteins encoded:
- the mmachc gene encoding cyanocobalamin reductase / alkylcobalamin dealkylase; this encodes MALPTVNVEDVRKALSNNLSKLGFEVYPLKIGWYNVVLPPSLHLSYPDDTLGAVVLSTPAMFEQAFLPFMESRGWKGVSADPIDQCVKHCINNTVSECFPGVKVDVSYDYEMLPSRKPKFLAQSAAHVAGAVYYYQRSDIPDHPWGEKKMFGVCIHPRLGGWFAIRAMLVFVGSEVGSELQQTAPPDCVPTREDRIQLLEDFNLRWQDWSYRDIVPPVQTYSVKQREYFSTPPAQRLNLLTDWGYLTGGEEDNTQEN
- the LOC135512948 gene encoding uncharacterized protein LOC135512948, yielding MNWDNQLSSILSAADGSVAKMRERLATPGNYPKGREVDLYPVREVASVSNLELPRLPPLPKSSISLLPPPSSAVQWADLAAVQSQLQIQSQAIESLTQSLHDMDRERHSQQSHIQALQDEVRRLREQATEREREQERDGERRGSGMTSPEVERRIDQWRRDVGRELSTLRRHITRATSQGNLEESFCSKLRREELDHLRREVDTLKTQLRRQEEDMFLQQSEARETRRQYEHSCKTLEELTDSYRNHSFDLAKTVSQYTHTEQEVRQIRITVSELKDEIRSLILRERHHTPTVTLHTAVPALAAFSRCKDARGQKAEPDSDSDDFSPTPSLAEVSSDDLSWLDDRDTAPPLAVPRVHQSSHSAGNDLRGPGSGLDDDDDLDDDDGNLELGSDSPPDLSLNDL